One Granulicella sp. 5B5 DNA window includes the following coding sequences:
- the ccsA gene encoding cytochrome c biogenesis protein CcsA, translating to MALLWLRLAVFLYGIAALAVLPAALYDRPRWRHIALPAALAGAFFHFVSITETLYAAHRALPVDTHETLSLLGLILAAGFLVLAARYKTVAFGIFLLPIAVLLTIVPAFHPGHETLVSPRFGDQARTGWLILHIVLLLIAYAALFLSLIASVLYLVQERRLKQKRVPRPSSSKYAARIRAWLPPLDTLDQIALNSLRFGLPCMTAGLLIGSVLALETTGPAFFADPKVLLSIAMWVAYVLMIFIRRHSGLRGRRAVYLSSFVFLVVLAVWAANSLSTVHSFRTP from the coding sequence ATGGCACTCCTCTGGCTCAGGCTCGCGGTCTTTCTCTACGGCATCGCCGCTCTTGCGGTCCTGCCCGCCGCGCTCTATGACCGCCCCCGCTGGCGCCACATCGCTCTCCCCGCCGCGCTCGCCGGCGCCTTCTTCCACTTCGTCTCCATCACTGAAACCCTCTACGCAGCCCACCGCGCCCTCCCCGTCGACACCCACGAGACCCTCTCGCTCCTCGGCCTCATCCTCGCCGCCGGCTTCCTCGTCCTCGCCGCGCGTTACAAGACCGTCGCCTTCGGCATCTTTCTTCTGCCCATTGCGGTCCTGCTTACCATCGTCCCAGCCTTCCACCCCGGCCACGAAACCCTCGTCTCCCCACGGTTCGGAGACCAGGCCCGCACCGGCTGGCTGATTCTGCATATCGTGCTGCTGCTCATCGCCTACGCCGCGCTCTTTCTCTCGCTCATCGCCAGCGTGCTCTATCTCGTGCAGGAGCGCCGCCTCAAGCAGAAGCGCGTCCCACGCCCGTCCTCCAGCAAGTATGCTGCGCGCATACGCGCCTGGCTGCCGCCGCTCGACACCCTCGACCAGATCGCCCTCAACTCGCTGCGCTTCGGCCTGCCCTGCATGACCGCCGGCTTGCTCATAGGCTCGGTCCTCGCGCTTGAAACCACGGGCCCTGCTTTCTTCGCCGACCCCAAGGTCCTGCTCTCCATCGCCATGTGGGTCGCTTACGTCCTCATGATCTTCATCCGCCGCCACAGCGGTCTCCGCGGACGCCGCGCGGTCTATCTCTCCAGCTTCGTCTTCCTCGTCGTGCTCGCCGTCTGGGCCGCCAACTCGCTCTCCACCGTCCACAGCTTCCGGACTCCCTAG
- the mutS gene encoding DNA mismatch repair protein MutS codes for MATETKEVGSESGLTPAMRQYFAAKQAHPDALLFFRMGDFYELFYDDALIAAKELQLTLTARDKAKSVPMCGVPYHAAGTYLQRLLRKGFRVAICEQMEDPKLAKTVVRREVTRVLTPGTAVDAALDASESQWLASVAAVGTATVGVAVIDLSTGEFRATEFAGASAWALALDELARMRPAEILFAKGAGFGGTSQSVRQGVLKGADEAAAREGEAVMDGTPDLSGARTEVEEWVFTEEYAVPLLRQQLKVHSLDGMRLTGHGAAAVAAGAVVHYLRATKQGALEHLDGLRYYERRDCLELDAVSVRNLELVEPLFSAEGPQTTLFWTLDACCTPMGKRMLRAQLLRPMQSLEAINARLDAVALAAADIRRREGVRRAMDGVLDLERLLGRVAMETAGPREVVSLGVTLARLPGLRKAVAEFTKDGGRWAELDAAFDALEDLQEMVARTLVEEPPVSLSDGGAVRAGVDAELDELRGLSSSGRQRIAAIEERERERTGITSLKVRFNSVFGYYLEVTKANAKAVPADYERKQTLVNAERFTTPELKELETKILTAQERSGEIERRIFGELRQQLLTHAARVRETSRQVAEIDLLANFAHMAALRGWTRPTVDASGVLEFVAARHPVVERRLEEQGAGRFVPNSLSLCGRDDEGREPSLLLITGPNMGGKSTYLRQAALLTIMAQCGCFVPAERMRLGVVDRIYTRIGASDNVARGRSTFMVEMTETAAILNTATARSLVLLDEMGRGTATYDGLSLAWATVEHLHDAVGARTLFATHYHELTLLAEQLLRLRNVRVTVKENASGIVFLHTVEAGAANKSYGIEVARLAGLPQAVIERARAVLKVHEKAETQQVREAVPEKASLQMTMFTPLSQRIVDRIEEVDVDGLTPREALQLLAELQRELKGDVA; via the coding sequence ATGGCTACAGAGACGAAGGAAGTGGGGAGCGAGAGCGGACTGACGCCGGCGATGCGTCAGTATTTCGCTGCGAAACAGGCGCATCCGGATGCCCTGCTCTTCTTTCGGATGGGCGATTTCTATGAGTTGTTCTATGACGATGCCCTGATTGCGGCGAAGGAGCTGCAGCTGACGCTGACCGCTCGCGACAAGGCCAAGAGCGTACCGATGTGTGGGGTGCCATACCATGCGGCGGGGACGTATCTGCAGAGGCTGCTGCGCAAGGGGTTTCGCGTGGCGATCTGCGAGCAGATGGAAGACCCCAAGCTCGCCAAGACCGTGGTGCGGCGCGAGGTGACGCGTGTGCTGACTCCGGGAACCGCGGTGGATGCGGCGCTGGATGCGAGCGAGAGCCAGTGGCTGGCGAGCGTGGCGGCGGTCGGAACGGCAACCGTGGGCGTGGCGGTGATCGATCTTTCGACGGGTGAGTTTCGTGCGACGGAGTTTGCGGGCGCAAGTGCCTGGGCGTTGGCGTTGGATGAGCTGGCGCGGATGCGGCCGGCGGAGATTCTGTTTGCGAAGGGTGCGGGGTTTGGTGGGACAAGCCAGAGTGTTCGGCAGGGAGTGCTGAAGGGAGCTGATGAGGCGGCTGCGCGCGAGGGTGAGGCGGTGATGGATGGGACACCCGATCTTTCGGGGGCTCGGACTGAAGTGGAAGAGTGGGTGTTCACCGAGGAGTATGCGGTGCCGCTGTTGCGGCAGCAGCTAAAGGTGCACTCGCTGGATGGGATGAGGTTGACGGGTCATGGCGCGGCGGCAGTGGCTGCGGGTGCGGTGGTGCATTATCTGCGCGCGACAAAGCAGGGGGCGCTGGAGCACCTGGACGGGCTGCGGTACTACGAGCGGCGCGACTGCCTAGAACTGGATGCGGTGAGTGTGCGGAACCTGGAACTGGTGGAGCCGCTGTTCAGCGCAGAGGGGCCTCAGACAACGTTGTTCTGGACGCTGGATGCGTGCTGCACTCCGATGGGTAAACGGATGCTGCGCGCGCAGTTGTTGCGGCCGATGCAGTCGCTGGAGGCGATCAATGCGCGGCTGGATGCGGTTGCGCTGGCTGCGGCAGATATTCGGCGACGCGAAGGTGTGCGGCGGGCGATGGATGGTGTGCTGGACCTGGAGCGTCTGCTGGGGCGTGTGGCGATGGAGACGGCTGGGCCGCGTGAGGTGGTGTCGCTGGGTGTGACGCTGGCGCGGCTGCCGGGGCTGCGGAAGGCTGTCGCGGAGTTTACCAAAGATGGCGGGCGGTGGGCGGAGCTGGATGCGGCGTTCGATGCGCTGGAAGACTTGCAGGAGATGGTTGCGCGGACACTGGTGGAAGAGCCTCCTGTTTCGCTGAGCGATGGTGGCGCGGTGCGCGCGGGTGTGGATGCGGAGCTGGATGAGCTGCGCGGGCTCTCGTCTTCAGGAAGGCAGCGGATTGCGGCGATTGAAGAGCGAGAGCGTGAACGGACAGGAATCACGTCGCTAAAGGTGCGGTTCAACAGCGTGTTTGGCTACTACCTTGAGGTGACAAAGGCGAATGCGAAGGCCGTTCCCGCCGACTATGAGCGCAAGCAGACACTGGTGAATGCGGAGCGGTTTACGACTCCGGAGCTGAAGGAGCTGGAGACGAAGATTCTGACGGCGCAGGAGCGCAGCGGCGAGATTGAACGGCGGATCTTTGGGGAGCTGCGGCAGCAACTGCTGACACATGCTGCTCGGGTGCGGGAGACGTCGCGGCAGGTGGCGGAGATTGATCTGCTGGCGAACTTCGCGCACATGGCTGCGCTGCGTGGATGGACTCGGCCGACGGTGGATGCGAGTGGTGTGCTGGAGTTTGTAGCGGCGCGGCATCCGGTTGTGGAGCGGAGGCTGGAGGAGCAGGGTGCGGGGCGGTTCGTGCCGAACTCGCTGAGTTTGTGTGGTAGAGATGACGAGGGCAGAGAGCCTTCCCTGCTGCTGATTACCGGGCCGAATATGGGCGGTAAGAGCACGTATCTGCGGCAGGCGGCGCTGCTGACGATCATGGCGCAGTGCGGGTGTTTTGTGCCGGCGGAGCGGATGCGGCTGGGTGTTGTCGACCGGATTTATACGCGGATTGGTGCGAGCGATAATGTGGCTCGCGGCCGGTCGACGTTCATGGTGGAGATGACGGAGACGGCTGCGATTTTGAATACGGCGACGGCGCGTTCGCTGGTGCTGCTGGATGAGATGGGGCGTGGGACGGCTACGTATGATGGGCTGTCGCTGGCGTGGGCGACGGTGGAACATCTGCATGATGCTGTTGGGGCGCGGACGCTGTTTGCGACGCACTATCATGAGCTGACGCTGCTGGCCGAGCAGCTGCTGCGGTTGAGGAACGTGCGTGTAACGGTAAAGGAAAACGCGAGCGGGATCGTGTTTCTGCATACAGTGGAGGCCGGGGCGGCGAACAAGAGTTATGGCATCGAGGTAGCGCGGCTAGCGGGGTTACCGCAGGCGGTAATTGAGCGAGCCCGCGCGGTGCTGAAGGTGCATGAGAAGGCCGAGACGCAGCAGGTGCGTGAGGCTGTTCCGGAGAAGGCGAGTTTGCAGATGACGATGTTTACGCCACTGTCGCAGCGGATTGTGGATCGGATTGAAGAGGTCGATGTGGATGGGTTGACTCCGCGGGAGGCGTTGCAGTTGCTGGCGGAG